A genomic segment from Nicotiana sylvestris chromosome 1, ASM39365v2, whole genome shotgun sequence encodes:
- the LOC104234671 gene encoding uncharacterized protein, translated as MREAVRLLTRMVSIHERQLESEVGARRDRTGSLTVREFLYLAPLIFTRSCSTEDPQDFIDQMYRVLRVMHASVVEAVELASFRLRDVVVLWYEAWERSRGPHAPPTEWEDFSEDFLAHYLPWEVREARIDQFLSLKQEDMSVRDYSHKFNSLARYEPNIVRTMRARVYHYVDGLGDHLIRDCRVASLSDDVDISRIQAFAQTTEDLSHRIRDTPNDREQSKRARTMGSYRETRGDFRPPLHRYPPRSTGSFPIHMQGQRFDRYIQSGSGQNSGQPEGRRQERSAQMRHPTPPCTQCGRQDLAASLDAVTGILTIHSHAIYALINLGSTFSYITPFIAGKLDMRSELLPQSVEVCTPVGDTIVVNHVYQGCTVLINDHPTSVDLVELVMLDFDVIMGMDWLAACYANIDCRAKLVRFHFPGEPVLEWKGNATTPKSKFISYLRARKFISKGCIYHLVLVRDIDKEPVTLQLVPIVNEFPTVFPDELPGIPPEREIDFAIDLLPDMQPISIPSYKMATAELRELKEQLKDLLDKGFIRSSTSPWGAPVLFVRKKDGSLRMCINYRQLNKVTIKNKYHLPWIDDMFY; from the exons ATGAGGGAGGCAGTTCGGTTGCTGACTAGGATGGTTTCTATTCACGAGCGACAGCTAGAGTCGGAAGTAGGTGCCCGGAGAGATCGGACAGGGAGCTTAACGGTACGAGAGTTTCTTTACTTGGCTCCTTTAATATTTACAAGATCCTGTTccactgaggatccccaggactttaTAGACCAAATGTATAGAGTATTGAGGGTGATGCATGCCTCCGTCGTCGAGGCTGTGGAGTTGGCTTCTTTTCGACTACGTGATGTAGTTGTCCTATGGTATGAAGCATGGGAGAGATCTAGAGGACCTCATGCTCCTCCAACAGAGTGGGAGGACTTCTCTGAGGACTTTTTAGCCCATTATTTGCCATGGGAGGTTCGGGAGGCCCGTATTGACCAGTTTCTTAGCCTGAAGCAGGAGGATATGAGTGTGAGGGATTATAGCCATAAGTTTAATTCTTTGGCGAGGTATGAACCAAATATCGTACGTACCATGAGGGCTAGAGTTTATCATTATGTGGATGGTTTGGGGGATCATCTGATTAGGGACTGTAGGGTAGCATCGTTATCGGATGATGTAGATATTTCTCGCATACAGGCTTTTGCTCAGACTACAGAGGACCTTTCCCATCGGATTCGTGATACTCCCAATGATAGGGAGCAGAGTAAGAGGGCTCGTACTATGGGGTCTTATAGGGAGACACGAGGTGATTTTAGGCCCCCACTCCATCGATATCCACCTCGGTCAACAGGTAGTTTCCCAATACATATGCAAGGACAGCGGTTTGATCGTTATATTCAGTCAGGATCAGGGCAGAACTCAGGCCAGCCTGAGGGCCGTCGACAGGAGCGTTCCGCACAAATGAGACATCCTACTCCTCCATGTACTCAGTGCG GCCGACAGGATTTAGCGGCATCCCTAGATGCTGTCACAGGTATATTGACAATACATTCTCATGCCATTTATGCATTGATAAATCTCggctctacattttcatatattaCTCCATTTATTGCTGGTAAGCTTGACATGAGATCTGAGTTGTTGCCACAGTCAGTTGAGGTGTGTACGCCAGTTGGCGACACTATTGTAGTTAATCATGTCTATCAAGGTTGTACAGTGTTAATTAATGACCATCCAACCTCTGTTGatttagttgaattggttatgctagacttcgatgtcattatgggtatggattggttggcagcttgttatgcTAATATTGATTGTCGTGCAAAGTTGGTCCGATTTCATTTTCCTGGTGAGCCTGTCCTTGAATGGAAAGGTAATGCAACCACGCCCAAGAGTAAGTTTATTTCATACCTTAGGGCTCGGAAGTTTATTTCTAAAGGTTGTATATACCATCTGGTTCTTGTCAGAgatatagataaggagccagtgaCTCTTCAATTGGTTCCCATTGTGAATGAATTCCCGACGGTATTCCCTGACGAGCTTCCAGGAATTCCCCCCGAAAGGGAAATTGATTTTGCTATAGATTTGCTTCCTGATATGCAGCCTATATCCATTCCTTCCTACAAAATGGCTACTGCAGAGCTAagggaattgaaggaacaactgaaggacttgcttgataaaggctttattaggtcAAGTACATCCCCATGGGGTGCTCCGGTGCTCTTTGTTCGAAAGAAAGATGGCTCCTTGCGGATGTGTATTAACTACAGGCAACTAaataaagtcactatcaagaataagtatcatcTTCCATGGATTGATGACATGTTCTACTAG
- the LOC138889626 gene encoding uncharacterized mitochondrial protein AtMg00860-like, whose amino-acid sequence MSFGLTNAPAAFMDLMNQVFKPFLDEFVIVFIDDILIYSRSEAEHADHLRTVLQTLQDYRLYAKFSKREFWLTYVAFLGHVITGDGIKVDGQKIEAVMTWPRPLNPTDVRSFLGLAGYYRRFVEGFSSISTPLTKLTHKGAKFQWTEACEQSFQELKKRLTTALVLTLPDGTEGYVVYCDASRIGLGCVLIQHGKVIAYASRQLRKHEQNYPTHDVSGPSTDLLVEWNEKRYRGDGSPMS is encoded by the coding sequence atgtctttcgggcttacaaatgccccagcagcctttatggatcTTATGAACCAGGTATTCAAACCATTCTTGGATgaatttgtgattgtgtttattgacgacatcCTGATATATTCACGATCAGAAGCCGAGCATGCAGACCACTTGCGAACTGTATTGCAGACTCTCCAAGACTAcaggttatatgctaaattctctaaACGTGAATTTTGGCTAACTTATGTAGCTTTTCTTGGTCATGTTATTACCGGTGATGGTATCAAGGTTGATGGCCAAAAGATTGAAGCTGTGATGACTTGGCCGAGGCCCTTGAATCCGACAGATGTTCGTAGCTTTTTAGGCTTGGCAGGATATTACCgaaggtttgtggagggattttcctCTATCTCTACACCATTGACGAAACTGACACATAAGGGAGCTAAGTTTCAGTGGACTGAGGCATGTGAACAAAGTTTTCAGGAGCTAAAGAAAAGGCTTACGACAGCACTTGTCTTGACTCTTCCGGATGGCACCGAGGGTTAtgttgtatattgtgatgcctcgagaatTGGCCTAGGTTGTGTTCTTAtacagcatggtaaggttatcgCGTACGCCTCCAGACAGTTGCGGAAACATGAACAGAACTATCCTACGCACGATGTATCGGGACCTTCGACAGATTTATTGGTGGAATGGAATGAAAAAAGATATCGCGGAGATGGTAGCCCAATGTCCTAA